One window of Pseudomonadota bacterium genomic DNA carries:
- a CDS encoding VanZ family protein: MPEAFRRGTVEWALLAYVVVVELLLTLSPFRFHWPAQSLPSLWSDAQDAPANLLLFLPVGYFLRLALRRSHRHPVAAAIAFGALLSLCIETLQLFLPDRLASLFDVLSNAAGAGAGALLCDAMRRRFERRLPAVLTLDHPLLNLVYLVVPLMWLTGVGVGAKPARLWLLLPLGAIGSVVICGLWRYRFAAAAAIPRPALALAILGWFLFGAVTGLAHDVLVVFNSGLVVVVLTLLLLYARDRNVPPNRRFEHKVLLGVWPCFALYLVMLVWWPLPAALLPFNYAIGYPELVFNRDATLRIAEQLGALTVFGYLLAESRGRSLQPVHRLRWENMLWGGLVALALEIGHGLQADDRASLWRWALGSLGAGFGITLYAAQLNLMQLLRGNGARSGD; the protein is encoded by the coding sequence GTGCCTGAAGCTTTCCGTCGCGGCACGGTGGAGTGGGCGCTGCTCGCCTACGTGGTGGTGGTCGAGCTCTTGCTGACGCTGTCGCCGTTCCGATTTCACTGGCCCGCACAGTCGCTTCCGTCGTTGTGGAGCGACGCCCAAGACGCGCCCGCCAACCTGCTGCTGTTCCTGCCGGTGGGTTATTTCCTGCGGCTCGCACTGCGCCGCTCGCATCGCCATCCGGTGGCCGCGGCCATCGCCTTCGGAGCGCTGCTGAGCCTCTGTATCGAGACTTTGCAGCTATTCCTGCCCGACCGGCTGGCGTCGTTGTTCGACGTCTTGAGCAATGCGGCGGGCGCGGGCGCCGGTGCCCTGCTGTGTGATGCGATGCGCCGACGCTTCGAGCGACGCTTACCCGCGGTCCTGACCCTCGACCACCCGCTACTCAACCTGGTCTACCTCGTGGTGCCGCTGATGTGGCTGACAGGAGTCGGCGTGGGAGCGAAGCCCGCCCGCCTGTGGCTGCTTCTACCGCTGGGCGCGATTGGCAGCGTGGTCATCTGCGGCCTGTGGCGGTACCGCTTCGCGGCCGCGGCGGCCATTCCACGACCGGCGCTCGCGCTGGCGATTCTGGGCTGGTTCCTGTTCGGCGCCGTGACCGGCCTCGCTCACGACGTGCTGGTGGTGTTCAACAGCGGCTTGGTCGTTGTGGTGCTGACCCTGCTGCTGCTCTACGCGCGCGACCGGAACGTCCCGCCCAATCGGCGCTTCGAGCACAAGGTGCTGCTTGGGGTGTGGCCTTGCTTCGCCCTCTACCTGGTGATGCTCGTGTGGTGGCCGCTTCCCGCCGCGCTCCTACCCTTCAACTACGCCATCGGCTATCCGGAGCTGGTGTTCAACCGCGACGCAACCCTGCGCATCGCCGAGCAGCTCGGCGCGCTGACGGTGTTCGGCTACCTGCTGGCGGAATCGCGCGGCCGCAGCCTACAGCCAGTACACCGGCTGCGCTGGGAAAACATGCTGTGGGGCGGGCTTGTCGCCCTCGCCCTGGAGATTGGCCATGGCTTGCAGGCCGACGACCGCGCCAGCCTGTGGCGGTGGGCGCTGGGCAGCCTCGGTGCGGGTTTCGGTATCACCCTGTACGCAGCGCAACTGAACCTGATGCAGTTGTTGCGCGGGAACGGGGCCCGCTCCGGCGATTGA
- a CDS encoding VPLPA-CTERM sorting domain-containing protein: protein MLSLKTFKTTAIAGALVLGSAVGISTNAHAAAANAVSTFDWGTFSISLIGDLGITFDSQSDSAVATAASNGVNPLVTFGPVVTPNWNDGVFASAETGNAHYNGTTTAQTPVIVDEVTTGAFQSDGHVFSDRAGWTVNVDSSAIRSLDFTVNGSGVVVFQVDYSLFADAGDGGSSIDGDTASAAARVSALLKNLTNNSTPVGTATASILASFAAGENFGSSDSTSSTLAVALFFNSGDQGHLEFNANTTVNTSSPAAVPLPPAGWLLGASLLMLARRRRV from the coding sequence ATGCTCTCACTCAAGACATTCAAGACCACGGCGATTGCCGGCGCACTGGTGCTCGGCTCGGCGGTCGGCATCTCGACCAATGCCCATGCCGCGGCGGCCAACGCCGTTTCGACCTTCGACTGGGGCACCTTCAGCATCTCGCTGATCGGCGACCTCGGCATCACCTTCGACAGCCAGTCGGATTCCGCGGTCGCTACCGCGGCATCGAACGGCGTCAATCCCCTCGTCACGTTCGGGCCGGTGGTCACACCGAACTGGAATGATGGCGTGTTCGCGAGCGCCGAAACCGGCAACGCGCATTACAACGGCACCACCACCGCCCAGACCCCGGTGATCGTCGACGAGGTCACCACCGGCGCATTCCAGAGCGACGGGCATGTGTTCTCCGACCGTGCCGGCTGGACCGTCAACGTCGATTCGAGCGCGATTCGCAGCCTCGACTTCACCGTCAACGGTTCTGGCGTGGTCGTGTTCCAGGTTGACTACAGCCTCTTCGCCGATGCCGGCGATGGTGGTTCTTCAATCGACGGCGACACCGCCAGCGCGGCGGCGCGCGTCAGCGCTCTGCTCAAGAACCTGACCAACAACTCCACCCCGGTCGGCACCGCGACGGCGAGCATCCTGGCGTCCTTCGCCGCGGGCGAGAACTTCGGAAGCAGCGACAGCACCAGCAGCACCCTCGCCGTGGCGTTGTTCTTCAACAGCGGCGACCAGGGCCACCTGGAGTTCAATGCCAACACCACGGTCAACACCAGCAGCCCGGCCGCTGTGCCGCTGCCGCCGGCGGGTTGGCTGTTGGGTGCTTCCTTGCTGATGCTGGCGCGCCGTCGCCGCGTCTGA
- a CDS encoding alkaline phosphatase family protein: MSRAHSKPLPILIAACALAPAAEAYVGPGAGFALVGSLLAVLSALLAGALAMLLWPLRALLRAIRRRRSQRRARVKRVVVLGLDGLDPALCEQWMAEGALPNFSALAAEGTFNRLRTTYPAISPVAWSSFMTGVDPTRHNVFDFLNRDLRTYQPRLSSSEIGAPTRTVRVGDWVIPLGRPLLRGLRKSRAFWTILGEHGVLCNILRVPLTFPPEKFAGMLLSAMCVPDLRGSQGSFTYYTTSRDEVAGGSTAPETTGGERHLVAPDADGVIHTEILGPANPLRSGAAPMSVPFTVKLLPAERACLLEIGGQRLRLVEREYSPWVRLVFKAGFGVRVYGIARFYMTHIESHFGLYVTPINIDPEHPALPISWPAYYSVYLAKLLGEFSTLGLAEDTWALNEEVIDEDAFLQQTLDHHQERERMFENALDTTRSGVVACVFDGTDRLQHMFFRYLDADHPANRGKDIARYRDTIRDMYVRVDELVGRVRKRMGADEMLMVISDHGFQSFRRGVNLNTWLKENGLLFLKEGVDSGDWFDGIDWTRTKAYAFGLSGIYINQRGRESQGIVAAGEESEALKRQLIEQLSGLVDSDTGSTAINTVFDRDRINSGGPYRDNGADLVVGYNAGYRASWDSAVGKVSDRVFKDNTKAWSGDHCIDPRLVPGVLFCNWRVEAADPGIMDLAPTLLDLFGVAQPAYMNGVRLEVNNEPLAASPS; encoded by the coding sequence ATGAGCCGCGCACACTCGAAGCCGTTGCCGATCCTGATCGCTGCCTGCGCGCTGGCGCCGGCCGCCGAGGCCTATGTCGGGCCGGGCGCGGGCTTTGCGCTGGTCGGCTCGCTGCTGGCAGTGCTGAGTGCACTGTTGGCGGGCGCGCTGGCCATGCTGTTGTGGCCCTTGCGCGCGCTGTTGCGCGCCATTCGCCGCCGTCGCAGCCAGCGCCGCGCGCGCGTCAAGCGCGTGGTGGTGCTCGGCCTCGACGGTCTCGACCCGGCGCTGTGCGAGCAATGGATGGCGGAAGGCGCCTTGCCGAATTTCTCGGCGCTCGCCGCCGAAGGCACGTTCAATCGTCTGCGCACCACCTATCCCGCCATCTCGCCGGTGGCGTGGTCGTCGTTCATGACCGGGGTCGATCCGACCCGTCACAACGTGTTCGATTTCCTGAACCGCGACCTGCGCACCTACCAGCCGCGCCTGTCGAGTTCCGAGATCGGCGCGCCGACCCGCACCGTGCGCGTCGGCGATTGGGTGATTCCGCTCGGCCGGCCCCTGTTGCGCGGGCTGCGCAAGAGCCGCGCGTTCTGGACCATCCTCGGCGAGCACGGCGTGCTGTGCAACATCCTGCGCGTGCCGCTGACGTTTCCGCCCGAGAAATTCGCCGGCATGCTGCTGTCGGCGATGTGCGTGCCCGATCTACGCGGCAGCCAGGGCTCGTTCACCTACTACACGACGTCGCGCGACGAAGTGGCGGGCGGCAGCACCGCGCCCGAGACCACCGGTGGTGAACGCCACCTGGTGGCGCCCGACGCCGACGGCGTGATTCATACCGAGATCCTCGGCCCCGCCAACCCGCTGCGCAGCGGCGCGGCGCCGATGAGCGTGCCGTTCACGGTCAAGCTGTTGCCGGCCGAGCGCGCCTGCCTGCTCGAGATCGGCGGTCAGCGCCTGCGCCTGGTGGAGCGCGAGTATTCGCCATGGGTGCGGCTGGTGTTCAAGGCCGGCTTCGGCGTGCGCGTGTATGGCATCGCGCGCTTCTATATGACGCATATCGAATCGCACTTCGGGCTCTACGTCACACCCATCAATATCGACCCCGAGCATCCGGCCCTGCCGATCTCGTGGCCGGCCTATTACTCGGTCTACCTGGCCAAGCTGCTCGGTGAATTCTCCACTCTCGGCCTTGCCGAGGACACCTGGGCCTTGAACGAGGAAGTGATCGACGAGGACGCCTTCCTGCAACAGACGCTAGATCATCACCAGGAGCGCGAACGCATGTTCGAAAATGCGCTCGACACCACGCGCAGCGGCGTGGTGGCCTGCGTGTTCGACGGCACGGACCGCCTGCAGCACATGTTCTTCCGCTATCTCGATGCCGATCACCCGGCCAATCGCGGCAAGGACATCGCGCGCTACCGCGACACCATCCGCGACATGTACGTGCGCGTCGACGAACTGGTGGGGCGCGTGCGCAAGCGCATGGGCGCCGATGAAATGCTGATGGTAATCTCCGATCACGGCTTCCAGTCGTTTCGTCGTGGCGTCAATCTCAATACCTGGCTCAAGGAGAACGGTCTGCTGTTCTTGAAGGAAGGGGTCGACAGCGGTGACTGGTTCGACGGCATCGACTGGACGCGCACCAAGGCCTATGCCTTCGGCTTGAGCGGCATCTACATCAATCAGCGCGGTCGTGAATCCCAGGGCATCGTCGCCGCGGGCGAGGAAAGCGAAGCGCTGAAGCGCCAATTGATCGAGCAGTTGTCCGGCTTGGTCGACAGCGACACCGGCAGCACCGCCATCAACACCGTGTTCGATCGCGATCGCATCAACAGCGGTGGCCCTTACCGCGACAACGGCGCGGATCTGGTGGTCGGTTACAACGCCGGTTACCGCGCATCATGGGACAGCGCGGTCGGCAAGGTCTCGGACCGCGTGTTCAAGGACAACACCAAGGCCTGGAGCGGCGATCATTGCATCGACCCGCGCCTGGTGCCGGGCGTGCTGTTCTGCAACTGGCGGGTCGAGGCGGCCGATCCGGGCATCATGGATCTCGCGCCGACCCTGCTCGATTTGTTCGGTGTCGCGCAGCCCGCCTACATGAACGGTGTCCGTCTCGAGGTCAACAACGAGCCGCTGGCCGCGAGCCCGTCATGA
- a CDS encoding sulfotransferase family protein yields MWRGAPVVVVSGLPRSGTSMLMNMLSAGGMTAMSDGARGADDDNPRGYFEMERVAALAEEQDRAWLRAARGKAVKIISHLLKYLPADNDYRIVLIERALPEVIASQNRMLKNRHQENPVDDVATAELYRKHLVAVRVWARRQRNCRLLEVRYADAVAQPLAVAGTIAAFVGGGLDVARMAAAVDASLYRNRADLDATVKS; encoded by the coding sequence ATGTGGCGCGGTGCGCCGGTGGTGGTGGTGTCCGGCCTGCCGCGCTCCGGCACCTCGATGTTGATGAACATGCTGTCCGCCGGCGGCATGACCGCGATGAGCGATGGCGCGCGCGGCGCCGACGACGACAACCCGCGCGGTTATTTCGAAATGGAGCGGGTGGCGGCGCTGGCCGAGGAGCAGGACCGTGCCTGGCTGCGCGCCGCGCGTGGCAAGGCGGTCAAGATCATTTCGCACCTGCTCAAATACCTGCCTGCCGACAACGACTACCGTATCGTGCTCATCGAGCGCGCGCTGCCCGAGGTCATTGCGTCACAAAATCGCATGTTGAAAAACCGCCACCAGGAAAATCCGGTAGATGACGTCGCCACCGCCGAGCTGTATCGCAAACATCTGGTCGCGGTGCGGGTGTGGGCGCGACGCCAGCGCAACTGTCGGCTACTGGAAGTGAGATATGCCGACGCGGTTGCGCAACCTTTGGCGGTGGCCGGCACGATCGCCGCGTTCGTCGGCGGCGGGCTCGACGTGGCGCGCATGGCGGCGGCGGTGGATGCGTCGCTGTATCGCAACCGTGCCGATCTCGATGCGACGGTGAAGTCATGA
- a CDS encoding sulfatase has protein sequence MTTSNPAQPTRPNIVRTAAVLGLICGALDVALAILRRASSFDDLQLIFPATMATAGLVASVFLALWWTGGHWATRRWQLAPSALVFAVASALATTFIAARIGEFSLRELSADALFLLGLYAGGGVAAGVGGYFASIAMAPGSRAMALCAALLSALPVMLFAMLLFLWSQLYRIEVFSSPAGLLSCAAFAAAVAAVLFLVVWPGAVQRGWRASVTVAVIALLAPMVIGLAAQIGRLVGTGDGPPHAVRHIILLTSDTLRADVLGVYGGKVPTPAIDGLAHDGAVFDKANTVAPWTLPSLSTLVTGVSPAVHLVRQEEDRLPSTITTVAERFSAAGYHTAAVVDNAYLRPKANLAQGFDDYLFMNIPDYGRALGPQLMRYLWPALFRAERPCTIEEHTAEVQAWLAAHADRDFFLWVHYFDPHAPYEPRHDYVSGKPPDGMAYEFVQPPQVMSGLIARSDVDKAWIRALYEGEVRGMDDNIGLILEQLRALDLYDGALIAFTSDHGEEFWDHGAQGHGHSLYDELLHVPLIIKLPDGHGARRVSERVSTERLAPTLLEAADVAFDAREMSGSSLLPLMRGEAPSDAGEPVYSETQLAIDRQQAVTRDEQKFVHSLVTSRAQLYDLRHDPGETESRLATGAELATAARKLLEKHEADALRMRDALGIASGESAEFDSATMNRLRGLGYIK, from the coding sequence ATGACGACGAGCAACCCGGCGCAGCCGACGCGGCCGAACATTGTCCGCACCGCTGCCGTGCTCGGATTGATCTGTGGCGCGCTGGACGTCGCTCTCGCGATCCTGCGTCGAGCGTCGAGCTTCGACGATCTTCAACTGATCTTTCCTGCGACCATGGCAACCGCTGGCCTCGTGGCTAGCGTTTTCCTCGCGCTATGGTGGACGGGCGGACATTGGGCGACGCGTCGCTGGCAGTTGGCGCCTTCCGCGCTTGTTTTCGCGGTGGCGAGCGCCTTGGCGACGACCTTCATCGCGGCCCGTATCGGCGAATTTTCGCTGCGTGAGTTGTCCGCCGACGCATTGTTCCTGCTGGGCTTGTATGCGGGCGGCGGCGTGGCGGCGGGCGTGGGCGGCTATTTCGCCAGCATCGCCATGGCGCCAGGCTCGCGCGCGATGGCGCTGTGCGCAGCGCTGCTCTCAGCCTTGCCGGTCATGCTGTTCGCGATGCTGCTGTTCCTGTGGTCGCAGTTGTACCGCATCGAAGTCTTCTCCTCGCCGGCGGGCTTGCTGAGTTGCGCAGCCTTCGCCGCCGCGGTCGCCGCGGTATTGTTCCTTGTCGTGTGGCCCGGCGCGGTCCAGCGCGGCTGGCGTGCGAGCGTGACGGTTGCCGTCATTGCGCTCCTGGCGCCCATGGTCATCGGTCTTGCCGCGCAGATCGGGCGCTTGGTCGGGACGGGCGACGGCCCACCCCACGCCGTTCGGCACATCATTCTCTTGACCTCGGACACGCTGCGCGCCGATGTGCTTGGCGTGTACGGCGGCAAGGTACCGACGCCGGCCATCGACGGTCTGGCCCACGATGGAGCGGTGTTCGACAAGGCCAATACCGTCGCGCCCTGGACCCTGCCGTCCTTGAGCACCCTGGTCACCGGTGTGTCGCCGGCCGTGCATCTCGTGCGCCAGGAAGAAGATCGTCTGCCGAGCACCATCACCACCGTGGCCGAGCGTTTCAGCGCGGCCGGATATCACACTGCCGCCGTCGTCGATAACGCTTACCTGAGGCCCAAGGCGAATCTCGCGCAAGGCTTCGACGACTACCTGTTCATGAACATTCCCGATTACGGGCGCGCGCTCGGACCGCAACTCATGCGTTACCTGTGGCCGGCCTTGTTTCGAGCCGAGCGGCCCTGCACCATCGAAGAGCATACCGCCGAGGTGCAGGCCTGGCTGGCGGCCCATGCCGACCGCGATTTCTTTTTGTGGGTGCATTACTTCGACCCGCATGCACCCTACGAGCCGCGCCACGATTATGTTTCGGGCAAGCCGCCGGATGGCATGGCTTATGAGTTCGTGCAGCCGCCGCAGGTGATGAGTGGTCTGATTGCGCGCAGCGATGTCGATAAGGCCTGGATACGCGCCCTCTACGAAGGCGAAGTACGCGGCATGGATGACAACATCGGTCTCATACTCGAACAACTGCGCGCGCTCGACCTGTACGACGGCGCACTCATCGCCTTCACCAGCGATCATGGCGAGGAATTCTGGGACCACGGCGCCCAGGGCCATGGGCACAGCCTGTATGACGAGCTGCTGCACGTACCGCTGATCATCAAGCTTCCCGATGGCCATGGTGCGCGGCGCGTCAGCGAGCGGGTTTCCACCGAAAGGCTCGCGCCGACCCTGCTGGAAGCGGCCGATGTGGCCTTCGATGCCAGGGAAATGTCCGGCTCGTCGCTGCTGCCGCTGATGCGCGGCGAGGCGCCGAGCGACGCCGGCGAGCCGGTGTACAGCGAAACGCAACTGGCAATCGATCGCCAACAGGCCGTCACCCGCGACGAACAGAAGTTCGTGCATTCCCTCGTCACCTCGCGCGCGCAGCTGTATGACCTGCGCCACGATCCCGGTGAGACCGAGTCGCGCCTCGCCACCGGTGCCGAACTGGCGACGGCCGCCCGCAAGCTGCTGGAGAAGCATGAAGCCGATGCGCTGCGCATGCGCGACGCGCTCGGAATTGCGAGCGGTGAATCGGCCGAGTTCGATTCGGCGACCATGAATCGCCTGCGTGGCCTGGGGTATATCAAGTGA